A stretch of the Coprobacillus cateniformis genome encodes the following:
- a CDS encoding PTS sugar transporter subunit IIB yields the protein MKKIYLFCSNGMSTSLLAQNMQDVANAHNLPFEVKAFPIGTLGEIIESKNPDCILLGPQVKYLLQDTVDRYGQNGKPITVIDSSDYGLMDGEKVLKTAIREMKKAKK from the coding sequence ATGAAAAAAATTTATTTATTTTGTAGTAATGGGATGTCAACAAGTTTGTTGGCACAAAATATGCAAGATGTTGCTAATGCACATAATTTACCATTTGAAGTGAAGGCTTTTCCAATTGGAACATTAGGAGAAATTATTGAATCAAAAAATCCTGATTGCATTTTATTGGGACCTCAAGTAAAATATTTATTACAAGATACAGTTGATCGTTATGGTCAAAACGGAAAACCTATTACAGTCATTGATTCAAGTGATTATGGTTTGATGGATGGTGAAAAAGTATTAAAAACAGCAATTAGAGAAATGAAGAAAGCAAAAAAATAA
- a CDS encoding N(4)-(beta-N-acetylglucosaminyl)-L-asparaginase produces the protein MWGIIATWRMAVEGISEASELLENHGDAGAAIETAIRAVEDFEYYKSVGYGGLPNENMEVELDAAFMDGDTFDIGAVAAIKDFANPVSIAKRLSKEKVNCLLVGEGAEKFAHQEGFERKNMLTKRAKIHYKNRVKEVQNQTIKPYAGHDTVGMVCLDMNGKMTSATSTSGLFMKKKGRVGDSPIVGSGFYVDSHVGGASATGLGEDLMKGCISYEIVRLMKEGMHPQAACEKAVNDLEKTLIERRGSAGDLSLIAMNNKGEWGVATNIEGFSFAVATALQKPIVYLTKRVDGKCQHEEASQEWLDNYMKTRMAPLEEK, from the coding sequence ATGTGGGGTATTATCGCAACTTGGCGTATGGCTGTAGAAGGTATTAGTGAAGCAAGTGAACTTTTAGAAAATCATGGTGATGCTGGAGCAGCAATTGAAACTGCAATTAGGGCAGTAGAGGATTTTGAATATTATAAGTCAGTAGGTTATGGTGGACTTCCTAATGAAAATATGGAAGTGGAATTAGATGCTGCTTTTATGGATGGAGATACTTTTGATATTGGAGCAGTTGCTGCTATTAAGGACTTTGCTAATCCAGTTTCTATTGCAAAACGATTATCAAAAGAAAAAGTGAATTGTTTATTGGTTGGTGAAGGAGCAGAAAAATTTGCTCATCAAGAAGGTTTTGAAAGAAAGAATATGCTTACAAAACGTGCAAAGATTCATTATAAAAATCGTGTTAAAGAAGTTCAAAATCAAACAATTAAGCCTTATGCAGGACATGATACAGTTGGTATGGTTTGTTTAGATATGAATGGAAAGATGACATCAGCAACATCTACAAGTGGATTATTTATGAAGAAAAAAGGGCGTGTTGGAGATTCTCCAATTGTTGGCTCTGGATTTTATGTAGATTCTCATGTTGGTGGAGCAAGTGCAACAGGATTAGGTGAAGACTTAATGAAGGGGTGTATTTCTTATGAAATTGTTCGTTTAATGAAAGAAGGAATGCATCCCCAAGCAGCTTGTGAAAAAGCAGTTAATGATTTAGAAAAAACATTAATAGAAAGAAGAGGGAGTGCTGGAGATCTTTCATTAATTGCTATGAATAATAAAGGAGAGTGGGGCGTTGCTACCAATATTGAAGGCTTTTCTTTTGCAGTCGCAACAGCTTTACAAAAACCTATTGTTTATTTAACAAAGCGTG